A genomic segment from Candidatus Viadribacter manganicus encodes:
- the trpE gene encoding anthranilate synthase component I: MNATAVALEPALADYAEAHATGGGVVWMRRVSDLETPVAAMLKLGAGKPGAFLLESVQGGDFRGRYSIIGLKPDLVWRVRDGKAAISRGGFADSAFRPQRDAPLKSLRKLLSRSALKLPDHLPPMSAGLFGYLGYDMVRQVERLPAKEADPIGTPEALLVRPTIVAVFDNVTGEITLITPARRRAGQSAAGAYEAARVRLERVWRALDRPLPRKSGKVLAPEVVEPHSNTAPDAYRALVTKCKAYCRAGDIFQVVPSQRFSAPLKAPPFALYRSLRRMNPSPFLYYLNFADFAVVGSSPEILVRKRGDTITIRPIAGTRPRGATPAEDSALEQDLLADPKERAEHLMLVDLARNDLGRVAVRGSKAGSNAAAATAGSAHVRVTEAFTIERYSHVMHIVSNVEGELKPDLSALDALLAGFPHGTVTGAPKIRAMEIINEVEPHKRGIYAGGVGYFGAGGDMDTCIALRTAVVKDGKLFVQAGGGVVLDSDPEAELQETLHKSRALFRAASEAWRYA, encoded by the coding sequence CGCGACTGCGGTAGCGCTGGAACCGGCGCTAGCCGATTACGCTGAGGCCCACGCCACGGGTGGTGGCGTGGTGTGGATGCGTCGCGTTTCCGACCTTGAGACGCCAGTTGCCGCGATGTTGAAGTTAGGCGCCGGCAAGCCTGGCGCTTTTCTTCTTGAGAGCGTTCAAGGCGGCGATTTTCGCGGTCGCTACTCAATCATTGGATTGAAGCCGGATCTCGTTTGGCGTGTTCGAGACGGGAAGGCCGCAATCAGTCGCGGAGGTTTTGCCGATAGCGCGTTTCGTCCTCAACGTGACGCGCCCCTGAAGAGCTTACGGAAACTGCTCAGCCGTTCTGCGTTGAAACTCCCGGATCATTTGCCGCCGATGTCCGCAGGACTATTTGGCTACCTCGGCTACGATATGGTCCGCCAAGTTGAGCGGCTCCCTGCGAAGGAAGCCGATCCAATTGGAACGCCAGAAGCATTGTTGGTCAGACCCACAATCGTGGCGGTGTTTGACAACGTAACTGGTGAAATCACGCTGATCACACCCGCGCGCAGACGCGCTGGACAATCAGCCGCCGGCGCTTACGAGGCGGCGCGCGTGCGTTTGGAGCGCGTGTGGCGCGCGCTGGATCGCCCTCTGCCCCGAAAAAGTGGCAAGGTGCTCGCCCCCGAAGTCGTTGAGCCCCACTCGAATACCGCGCCGGACGCGTACCGTGCGTTGGTTACGAAGTGCAAAGCTTACTGCCGCGCCGGCGACATCTTTCAAGTCGTGCCCAGTCAGCGCTTTTCAGCGCCGCTCAAGGCGCCGCCGTTTGCGTTGTATCGCTCGCTGCGACGGATGAATCCCTCGCCGTTTCTGTACTATTTGAACTTTGCCGACTTTGCGGTGGTGGGTTCGAGTCCCGAAATCCTGGTTCGCAAGCGCGGTGATACGATCACCATTCGTCCTATCGCGGGCACGCGGCCGCGCGGGGCAACGCCAGCCGAGGATAGTGCGCTTGAGCAAGATCTACTAGCAGATCCGAAGGAGCGTGCGGAACATCTCATGCTCGTAGACCTCGCACGTAACGATTTGGGGCGAGTTGCCGTGCGCGGATCAAAGGCAGGATCGAATGCGGCGGCGGCCACCGCGGGTTCGGCGCACGTTCGTGTGACTGAGGCGTTCACGATCGAGCGCTACAGCCACGTGATGCACATCGTGTCCAACGTCGAGGGCGAGCTGAAACCCGATCTCTCGGCGCTCGACGCACTGTTGGCGGGATTTCCGCACGGCACCGTAACCGGCGCACCGAAAATTCGTGCGATGGAAATCATCAACGAAGTCGAGCCGCACAAGCGCGGAATCTACGCTGGCGGGGTCGGTTATTTCGGCGCTGGTGGCGATATGGATACTTGTATCGCCTTGCGTACCGCAGTGGTGAAAGACGGAAAGCTATTCGTTCAAGCTGGCGGTGGCGTGGTGCTGGACAGCGATCCGGAAGCGGAACTGCAAGAGACGCTCCATAAGTCGCGCGCGCTCTTCCGCGCGGCCAGTGAAGCTTGGCGGTACGCTTAG
- a CDS encoding anthranilate synthase component II gives MLLVIDNYDSFVYNLVHYVEDFGVNAEVVRNDALSVEGVLKKRPKAIILSPGPCTPAEAGICLELLAKAPHDLPMFGVCLGHQAMGQAFGGDVVGAQEIMHGKVSEVTHCGGGLFRGLPSPFRATRYHSLAVKRATFPAELNIDAETSDGEVMGLSHKSRPVFGVQFHPESIASEHGHAIVRNFLVAANLR, from the coding sequence ATGCTCCTCGTCATCGATAACTACGATAGTTTCGTCTACAACCTCGTCCATTACGTCGAGGACTTCGGTGTTAACGCTGAAGTGGTTCGCAACGATGCGTTGAGCGTCGAGGGCGTTCTGAAAAAGAGGCCCAAAGCGATTATCCTTTCGCCTGGCCCCTGCACCCCGGCCGAGGCCGGGATCTGCCTTGAGTTGCTGGCCAAGGCCCCGCACGATCTGCCGATGTTCGGCGTGTGCCTTGGCCATCAGGCGATGGGCCAAGCCTTTGGCGGCGATGTGGTTGGTGCGCAGGAGATCATGCACGGCAAAGTCTCGGAAGTGACCCATTGCGGTGGCGGCTTGTTTCGAGGTCTACCCTCTCCGTTTCGAGCGACGCGCTACCATTCACTGGCAGTGAAGCGCGCAACGTTTCCAGCGGAGCTGAACATCGACGCTGAAACCAGCGATGGCGAGGTGATGGGACTTTCACACAAGTCGCGCCCGGTCTTTGGGGTGCAGTTTCATCCGGAGTCGATCGCGTCAGAGCATGGGCATGCGATCGTGCGAAACTTCCTTGTGGCCGCGAATCTCCGATGA
- the trpC gene encoding indole-3-glycerol phosphate synthase TrpC → MSVLERIVAYKRDEVAARKTSTSQRDLDDAVRRQTPPRGFARALKAQKPALIAEIKKASPSKGLIRADFNPAALAQAYALGGATCLSVLTDAPSFQGHEDYLVAARTACSLPVLRKDFMVDEWQIAESRSIGADAILIILAVVDDALASDLNDAAEAYGMDALVEVHDESEMARALRLGFKLIGINNRSLATFETDLGATERLAAHVSNGATIVSESGIFSHEEIARLSAAGASAFLVGESLMRQADVAKATRSLLRR, encoded by the coding sequence GTGAGCGTCCTCGAACGGATCGTGGCCTATAAGCGCGATGAGGTAGCGGCGCGCAAAACGTCCACGTCGCAGCGTGATTTGGATGATGCCGTCCGCAGGCAGACTCCGCCGCGAGGCTTTGCCCGCGCGCTCAAAGCTCAAAAGCCGGCGCTTATTGCGGAAATCAAGAAGGCCAGTCCCTCGAAGGGGCTCATTCGCGCGGACTTCAATCCCGCAGCGCTCGCCCAAGCCTACGCGCTTGGAGGCGCAACATGTCTTTCGGTGCTGACGGACGCGCCGAGTTTTCAGGGACATGAGGACTATCTCGTCGCTGCACGAACCGCCTGCAGCCTCCCCGTTTTGCGCAAGGATTTCATGGTCGATGAATGGCAGATCGCTGAGAGCCGTTCCATTGGCGCTGATGCAATACTGATTATTCTCGCGGTCGTTGACGATGCGCTCGCATCGGATCTCAACGACGCTGCCGAAGCGTACGGTATGGATGCGTTGGTTGAAGTACACGACGAATCCGAGATGGCGCGGGCGCTGCGGCTGGGATTCAAGCTGATTGGAATCAACAACAGATCGCTTGCAACATTCGAGACGGACTTAGGCGCCACCGAGCGCCTTGCTGCGCATGTGTCGAACGGTGCAACGATCGTCTCGGAATCTGGCATCTTCAGCCATGAAGAAATAGCGCGGCTGAGCGCTGCCGGCGCTTCAGCATTTCTCGTGGGCGAGAGTTTGATGCGCCAAGCTGATGTGGCGAAAGCTACGCGCTCACTACTTCGGCGTTAA
- the lexA gene encoding transcriptional repressor LexA, with the protein MLTAKQKELLLYIHERIKETGVSPSFDEMKEALDLASKSGIHRLITALEERGFLRRLPHRARALEVLKLPDSAAPSAPPKGRQSFKPSVVGDGRVSPSSAGIPILGQIAAGVPIEAIQSEVGRVQAPEDLLGSGDHFALEVKGDSMIQAGILDGDVVIIKRVETADSGDIVVALVDNEEATLKRLRKRGNSIALEAANPAYETRIFGPDRVRVQGKLVAMIRRYS; encoded by the coding sequence ATGCTGACAGCGAAACAAAAAGAACTGCTGCTCTACATCCATGAGCGGATCAAAGAGACAGGCGTTTCGCCCTCGTTCGATGAAATGAAAGAGGCGCTCGATCTAGCGTCCAAGTCGGGCATTCACAGACTGATTACTGCGCTTGAGGAGCGCGGTTTCCTGCGTCGTCTGCCCCACCGCGCACGGGCTCTCGAAGTCTTGAAGCTGCCGGACAGCGCAGCCCCTTCAGCGCCGCCCAAGGGGCGCCAGTCGTTCAAGCCGTCGGTCGTCGGCGACGGGCGTGTTAGCCCCTCCTCCGCTGGTATCCCGATCCTTGGGCAAATTGCAGCGGGAGTGCCGATTGAGGCGATCCAAAGCGAAGTCGGCCGTGTTCAGGCGCCAGAGGACCTTCTTGGCTCGGGCGATCACTTCGCGCTCGAAGTCAAAGGCGACTCGATGATCCAGGCCGGCATCCTCGACGGCGACGTCGTGATCATTAAACGCGTCGAAACCGCCGACAGTGGCGATATCGTCGTGGCGTTGGTGGACAACGAAGAAGCCACTCTGAAGCGTTTGCGCAAGCGCGGTAACTCGATCGCACTTGAAGCCGCAAACCCCGCCTATGAAACGCGTATCTTCGGACCGGATCGTGTGCGCGTTCAGGGCAAGCTTGTAGCGATGATCCGCCGCTATTCGTGA
- the gltX gene encoding glutamate--tRNA ligase: protein MSVVTRFAPSPTGYLHIGGARTALFNWLFAKKMGGTFLLRIEDTDRARSTPEAIDAILEGMEWLGLKHDGQTIYQFARAERHREAASAMIARGTAFRCYMTPQEQEAARSQAHAEGRAIRSPYRDGKAPPSAEAPFTVRLRAPDEGEVVNADLIQGDVQIKARDIDDLVMLRADGNPTYMLSVVVDDHDMAVTHVIRGDDHLTNAARQIVIYRAMDWTPPLFAHVPLIHGEDGKKLSKRHGAQAVHEWRDMGYLPEAMNAYLMRLGWSPGHDEILTKEDAIPQFEIGQIGKAPARLDFKKLDSVNAHFLSLADDARVTRLVEEHLKAADDAPLGGDSAAALTRAIPLLKKRAKTIPELAEQARFVLVKRPLTLDDTAKKLLNDDFKPRLSRLRDALEKEPSWNHVALGSTLKAFATSEGVGLGQIGPGLRAALTGGTPSPDLGQTLELLGREEALARITDQV from the coding sequence ATGAGCGTCGTCACACGCTTTGCCCCCTCGCCCACAGGCTACCTCCATATCGGAGGCGCGCGTACCGCCCTTTTCAATTGGCTGTTCGCGAAAAAGATGGGCGGCACCTTCCTTCTTAGAATTGAAGACACCGACCGGGCTCGCTCTACGCCAGAAGCGATCGACGCCATTCTTGAGGGAATGGAGTGGCTTGGCTTGAAGCACGATGGGCAGACGATCTATCAGTTCGCGCGCGCCGAACGCCATCGCGAGGCCGCCAGCGCGATGATTGCGCGCGGCACGGCTTTTCGCTGCTACATGACGCCGCAAGAGCAAGAGGCAGCGCGCAGCCAAGCTCACGCTGAGGGTCGCGCAATCCGCTCACCGTATCGCGATGGAAAAGCGCCGCCGTCAGCGGAGGCGCCGTTCACAGTACGCCTGCGCGCGCCCGACGAGGGGGAGGTGGTCAACGCTGACCTGATCCAAGGCGACGTCCAGATCAAGGCGCGCGATATCGACGATCTTGTAATGCTCCGTGCGGACGGCAATCCGACGTACATGCTTTCGGTTGTTGTCGACGATCACGACATGGCGGTGACCCACGTCATTCGCGGTGACGATCACCTCACCAACGCTGCGCGGCAGATCGTCATCTACAGAGCCATGGATTGGACGCCGCCGCTGTTCGCGCACGTGCCGCTCATTCACGGCGAAGACGGTAAGAAACTTTCGAAGCGCCACGGCGCACAGGCGGTGCACGAATGGCGCGACATGGGGTATCTGCCCGAAGCCATGAATGCCTACCTTATGCGGCTAGGCTGGAGTCCAGGTCACGATGAAATTCTGACCAAGGAAGATGCGATTCCACAATTTGAGATCGGCCAAATCGGCAAAGCCCCGGCGCGGCTCGACTTCAAGAAGTTGGATTCAGTCAACGCGCACTTCCTTTCTTTGGCCGATGACGCACGTGTGACACGCCTCGTCGAAGAGCATCTGAAGGCCGCGGATGATGCTCCATTAGGCGGCGACTCGGCGGCTGCTTTGACGCGCGCCATTCCGCTGCTGAAAAAGCGAGCAAAGACCATTCCCGAGCTTGCGGAACAGGCGCGGTTCGTTCTGGTCAAGCGACCGCTAACGCTTGACGACACAGCGAAAAAGTTGCTCAACGACGACTTCAAGCCACGCCTTTCGCGCCTGCGTGACGCGCTCGAAAAAGAGCCATCGTGGAATCATGTAGCACTTGGCAGCACACTTAAGGCTTTCGCTACCAGCGAGGGCGTTGGCTTAGGACAAATCGGCCCGGGACTGAGGGCGGCGCTCACGGGCGGCACGCCATCTCCAGACTTGGGCCAGACGCTGGAATTGTTAGGCCGTGAGGAAGCGCTGGCGCGCATCACGGATCAAGTTTGA
- the gltA gene encoding citrate synthase has protein sequence MQSKITKKPSATITVNNKQLELPVYGGSVGPDVVDIRKLYAQTGVFTFDPGFTSTASCESQITYIDGDEGVLLYRGYPIDQLAEHSSFLEVCYLLANGELPNTAEYQRFAKDITYHTMLHAQFDRFFEGFRRDAHPMAIMVGTVGALAAFYHDSTDINDPVQRTIASHRLIAKMPTIAARAFKYSIGQPFVSPRNELDYASNFLRMCFAVPAEDYKVNPVLARAMDVFFILHADHEQNASTSTVRLAGSSGANPFACISSGIACLWGPAHGGANEAALNMLEEIGHVDNIPEFIRRVKDPNDDVRLMGFGHRVYKNYDPRAKAMQKLCHAVLKETGGLDNPTLKVAMELEKIALSDEYFVSRKLYPNIDFYSGITLRAMGFPTSMFTVLFAVARTVGWIAQWTEMMEDESQKIGRPRQVYTGAPKRDYVALDRR, from the coding sequence ATGCAGAGCAAAATTACCAAGAAGCCTTCGGCTACGATCACCGTAAACAACAAGCAGCTTGAGCTGCCGGTGTACGGCGGGAGTGTCGGGCCCGACGTCGTCGATATTCGGAAACTTTACGCTCAGACGGGCGTGTTCACTTTCGATCCGGGCTTCACCTCGACGGCCTCCTGCGAGAGCCAGATCACCTACATCGACGGCGATGAAGGCGTGCTCCTCTATCGCGGCTACCCGATCGACCAATTGGCTGAGCACTCAAGTTTCCTCGAGGTTTGCTATCTCTTGGCGAATGGCGAACTGCCGAACACGGCCGAGTATCAGCGCTTTGCTAAGGATATCACCTACCACACGATGCTGCACGCGCAGTTCGATCGCTTCTTTGAAGGCTTCCGCCGGGACGCGCACCCGATGGCGATCATGGTGGGCACTGTTGGCGCTCTGGCCGCATTCTATCACGACAGCACCGACATCAACGATCCGGTGCAACGTACGATCGCGAGCCACCGCCTGATCGCGAAGATGCCGACCATTGCGGCGCGCGCGTTCAAATATTCCATCGGCCAACCGTTCGTGAGCCCGCGCAACGAACTCGACTATGCGTCGAACTTCCTGCGCATGTGCTTCGCGGTCCCGGCGGAGGACTACAAGGTCAACCCAGTTTTGGCGCGCGCGATGGACGTGTTCTTCATTCTTCACGCCGACCACGAACAAAACGCCTCAACCTCGACAGTGCGTTTGGCGGGCTCCTCCGGCGCCAATCCGTTTGCTTGCATTTCATCGGGCATCGCGTGCCTCTGGGGACCCGCTCACGGCGGCGCCAACGAAGCTGCGCTCAACATGCTCGAAGAAATCGGGCACGTTGATAACATCCCAGAATTTATACGACGCGTGAAAGATCCGAACGACGATGTCCGTTTGATGGGATTTGGCCACCGCGTTTACAAGAACTACGATCCGCGCGCGAAAGCGATGCAGAAGCTTTGCCATGCTGTGCTGAAAGAAACAGGCGGCCTTGATAATCCGACGCTCAAAGTTGCGATGGAACTTGAGAAGATCGCGCTCAGCGATGAGTACTTCGTGAGCCGCAAGCTTTATCCAAACATCGATTTCTATTCAGGCATCACGTTGCGTGCGATGGGCTTCCCGACTTCCATGTTCACGGTGTTGTTCGCCGTCGCGCGTACTGTTGGGTGGATCGCGCAATGGACGGAAATGATGGAAGACGAGAGTCAGAAGATCGGACGCCCGCGGCAGGTCTACACAGGCGCACCGAAGCGTGACTACGTGGCTCTCGATCGCCGCTAA
- the lpxB gene encoding lipid-A-disaccharide synthase, with product MTKRIFLVAAESSGDALGADLARVLKERNSALDIQGVGGPLMTEQGVPSQADIKGLAVLGFIDGLLAYSRVKAAVAATVSAILKAKPDVVVLIDSWGFTLRVALGVRAAAPEIKLVKYIGPQVWATRPGRAKTLAAAVDHLICIHDFEVPFYEPYGLQCTVCGHPALGRYSPGDGAALRARQGFTPKEKIILVLPGSRSGEIRRIGPTLWAAAELLDRDRDVRIITVAANSVREQVTAQVPAAIRILDEKEKEDAFAAATVALAASGTVTTEVALQGTPVIVGYKLGWITWAIARAFLFKSKYASLMNVAADAEVAPEFIQTRCTPENIAAAAAPILDSADAREEQIRAQDEALAKMGRGGRPAADIAADAVFNVLEA from the coding sequence GTGACGAAACGGATCTTCCTCGTCGCGGCGGAATCCTCAGGTGATGCGCTAGGCGCCGATCTCGCGCGCGTGCTCAAAGAACGCAATTCCGCTTTGGACATCCAAGGCGTCGGCGGCCCCCTCATGACGGAGCAGGGCGTCCCGAGTCAGGCGGACATCAAAGGGCTTGCAGTCCTTGGGTTTATCGATGGCTTGCTTGCGTACTCGCGCGTTAAGGCGGCTGTGGCGGCGACGGTCTCGGCAATCTTGAAAGCCAAGCCAGACGTCGTGGTCCTGATCGATTCTTGGGGGTTCACGCTGCGGGTTGCGCTTGGCGTGCGCGCCGCTGCCCCAGAGATCAAGCTCGTCAAGTATATCGGCCCGCAAGTGTGGGCGACGCGTCCCGGGCGCGCCAAGACGTTGGCTGCCGCTGTCGACCATCTCATCTGCATCCATGATTTCGAGGTGCCGTTCTACGAGCCCTACGGACTTCAGTGCACGGTTTGCGGCCATCCCGCGCTTGGCCGTTACAGCCCCGGCGACGGTGCAGCGTTACGTGCGCGCCAAGGCTTCACACCCAAGGAGAAAATTATTCTCGTGCTGCCAGGCAGCCGTAGCGGCGAGATCCGTCGCATAGGGCCAACGCTTTGGGCCGCAGCCGAACTCCTGGATCGCGATCGTGACGTGCGGATCATTACCGTCGCAGCAAATAGCGTGCGTGAGCAGGTCACTGCGCAGGTGCCGGCCGCCATCCGCATTCTAGACGAGAAGGAAAAAGAAGATGCCTTTGCTGCCGCGACTGTTGCGCTCGCGGCGTCCGGCACAGTCACCACCGAAGTGGCCTTGCAGGGCACGCCTGTCATTGTCGGCTACAAGCTTGGCTGGATCACTTGGGCGATCGCGCGCGCGTTCCTCTTCAAGTCGAAATACGCCTCACTCATGAATGTCGCCGCGGACGCCGAGGTTGCGCCAGAGTTCATTCAAACGCGTTGCACGCCCGAGAACATAGCCGCAGCGGCTGCCCCCATCCTCGACAGCGCCGACGCCCGTGAAGAGCAAATCCGCGCGCAGGATGAAGCGCTCGCCAAGATGGGTAGGGGTGGCAGACCCGCGGCGGATATCGCCGCGGATGCCGTTTTCAACGTTCTGGAAGCTTAG
- a CDS encoding LpxI family protein: MSGWRKLGVIAGGGELPVVLAEHLAGTQRPYFVARVAPNADPALDAHPGATHGLGQMGARMDAMREAGCDAVVLLGQVQRPDLKTLQLDDVAISMLPAILAAMPKGDDALLRAVLNEHEKAGFTVLGADQVMSDLLATPGVWGAIAPNEQQKKEIAKAAKVAAASGAFDIGQGVVVCDGLVLAVEAQEGTDAMLRRVAELPTAIRGTPQARRGVLVKRPKPIQERRIDLPTIGVRTIEGAAGAGLAGIAVEAQGALAVRRDEIITAANRAGIFVYGFTANEVDAA, from the coding sequence ATGAGCGGCTGGCGCAAGCTCGGCGTCATCGCCGGCGGCGGCGAGCTTCCGGTCGTGCTCGCAGAGCATCTCGCGGGGACGCAGCGTCCGTATTTTGTTGCCCGCGTGGCGCCGAATGCCGACCCGGCTCTCGATGCTCATCCCGGCGCAACACACGGTCTCGGCCAGATGGGCGCGCGTATGGATGCAATGCGCGAAGCCGGTTGCGATGCCGTCGTTCTGCTGGGCCAGGTCCAACGCCCAGACCTGAAGACACTCCAACTCGATGATGTCGCGATATCTATGCTCCCTGCCATTTTGGCGGCCATGCCAAAGGGTGATGACGCTCTGCTCCGTGCGGTTCTGAATGAGCATGAGAAGGCGGGCTTCACGGTGCTGGGCGCCGACCAAGTTATGAGCGATCTGCTGGCGACACCCGGCGTCTGGGGAGCGATTGCTCCAAACGAACAGCAAAAAAAGGAAATCGCCAAAGCCGCCAAGGTCGCTGCCGCGAGCGGCGCCTTCGATATCGGCCAGGGCGTCGTCGTATGCGACGGCCTGGTGCTCGCGGTCGAGGCGCAAGAAGGCACCGACGCGATGCTTCGCCGGGTCGCCGAATTGCCAACGGCAATTCGCGGTACGCCGCAAGCGCGCCGTGGCGTGTTGGTCAAGCGACCGAAGCCGATTCAGGAGCGCCGCATCGATCTGCCCACCATAGGCGTTCGAACGATAGAAGGCGCGGCTGGCGCCGGCCTCGCCGGGATCGCCGTGGAGGCCCAGGGCGCACTTGCGGTTCGGCGAGATGAGATCATCACCGCAGCTAATCGCGCGGGCATATTCGTCTACGGCTTCACCGCAAACGAAGTTGATGCAGCGTGA
- the lpxA gene encoding acyl-ACP--UDP-N-acetylglucosamine O-acyltransferase, translated as MSAKVHKTAVVDDSTELGVDVEIGPGCVIGPNVKLGDGTKLIAHVFIESHTELGANNTVFPFVGLGGAPQDLSYKGEPTRLVIGNNNVIREHATIHRGTVRGRGVTTVGNDCLIMGNCHVAHDCNVSNNVIMAQTATIGGHVQVGDYAFLGGLSGVHQHGRVGRFSFVGASALMTTDLIPFGSAIGNHAHLGGLNVVGLKRRGFTREQIHDLRAAYRLLFAEEGTFQERIDDCIEAYSGNPQVMEIVDFIRADAARPLCMPRD; from the coding sequence ATGAGCGCCAAAGTTCACAAGACCGCCGTTGTCGATGACAGCACCGAGCTCGGCGTTGACGTCGAAATTGGTCCAGGCTGCGTCATTGGACCAAACGTAAAGCTCGGAGATGGGACCAAGCTCATCGCTCACGTCTTCATCGAGAGCCACACCGAGCTTGGCGCTAACAACACGGTGTTTCCATTCGTCGGGCTCGGCGGCGCGCCGCAGGACCTGTCCTACAAGGGCGAACCGACGCGGCTCGTCATTGGCAACAACAACGTCATCCGCGAGCACGCCACAATCCATCGCGGCACCGTACGCGGACGGGGCGTCACCACTGTCGGCAACGACTGCCTCATCATGGGCAATTGCCACGTCGCACACGATTGCAACGTCTCCAACAACGTCATCATGGCGCAGACCGCGACGATCGGCGGTCACGTCCAAGTTGGCGACTACGCTTTCCTTGGCGGATTGAGCGGTGTGCACCAGCACGGACGGGTTGGCCGGTTCTCTTTCGTCGGGGCCTCTGCGCTGATGACGACGGATCTGATCCCGTTCGGCTCTGCAATCGGCAATCACGCGCATCTCGGCGGCTTGAATGTTGTCGGCCTGAAGCGCCGCGGCTTCACGCGTGAGCAAATCCACGATCTGCGCGCCGCGTATCGATTGTTGTTCGCGGAAGAGGGCACGTTCCAAGAGCGCATCGACGACTGCATCGAAGCCTATTCAGGCAATCCACAAGTGATGGAAATCGTCGACTTCATCCGCGCCGACGCGGCGCGGCCGCTCTGCATGCCGCGAGATTAG
- the fabZ gene encoding 3-hydroxyacyl-ACP dehydratase FabZ, whose product MKANDLTEQQKTTDDVIEIGEILRRLPHRYPFLLIDRAVDYIPNKSIRGIKNVTINEPFFPGHFPGAPVMPGVLQIEALAQTGAVLMSKTLEADITKHLILFMSVEGARFKKPVMPGDTMEMFVEVLFQRRNIFKFRGRVEVRGELATDCEFAAMKADRPQDSL is encoded by the coding sequence ATGAAAGCAAATGATCTGACAGAACAGCAGAAGACCACGGATGACGTGATCGAGATCGGCGAGATCCTTCGCCGCCTTCCACACCGCTATCCCTTTTTGCTGATCGATCGCGCGGTCGATTACATCCCAAACAAGTCCATCCGCGGCATCAAGAACGTCACCATCAACGAGCCGTTTTTCCCGGGCCACTTTCCGGGTGCGCCCGTGATGCCCGGCGTCCTCCAGATCGAGGCGCTCGCCCAAACCGGCGCTGTGCTGATGTCAAAAACTCTTGAAGCCGACATCACCAAGCACCTCATCCTTTTCATGTCAGTCGAAGGCGCCCGCTTTAAAAAGCCGGTCATGCCGGGTGACACCATGGAGATGTTCGTCGAGGTGCTCTTTCAGCGCCGCAATATCTTCAAATTCAGAGGCCGCGTCGAAGTGCGAGGCGAACTCGCAACCGATTGCGAATTCGCCGCCATGAAGGCTGACCGTCCGCAGGATTCGCTATGA
- the lpxD gene encoding UDP-3-O-(3-hydroxymyristoyl)glucosamine N-acyltransferase, producing the protein MIDPRFYEALGPVTVRALAPSSDIGGDAEREIVGAAPADRAGPKDLCYYEGKKGAVLESAPGACIIPAALAHLAPNAGALILNDRPRSLFARITPALIRPRSFTSKAAVDPSARLEGDVRLGSGVVIGANAEIGAGTEIGPNTVIGPGVCIGRRSKIGARVSISFALVGDEVNILSGAVIGEQGFGVAGDASGTVDVPHLGRVVIQDRVTIGANSCVDRGVFDDTVIGEGSRIDNLCHIAHNCQIGRGVLIAAFGGISGSTRVGDGVTLGGRVGVADHRNIGPGATLAGGAAVFQDVPAGEVWSGYPAKPLRKWLREAAWLSRRAAGARDESK; encoded by the coding sequence ATGATCGATCCCCGCTTTTACGAGGCGCTCGGACCGGTAACGGTCCGGGCGCTTGCGCCTTCTAGCGATATCGGCGGCGACGCCGAGCGCGAGATTGTTGGCGCTGCTCCCGCAGACAGAGCCGGCCCAAAAGACCTCTGCTATTATGAAGGCAAGAAAGGCGCTGTCCTGGAAAGCGCGCCTGGCGCCTGCATTATCCCGGCGGCGCTTGCGCATCTCGCGCCGAATGCCGGGGCTCTCATCCTCAATGATCGTCCGCGCTCGCTGTTTGCTCGCATAACGCCTGCACTCATTCGTCCGCGCAGCTTCACTTCGAAAGCGGCTGTGGATCCCAGCGCTAGGCTCGAAGGCGACGTGCGGCTGGGAAGTGGCGTCGTCATTGGTGCTAACGCCGAGATTGGCGCCGGAACGGAGATTGGACCGAACACAGTCATTGGCCCCGGCGTTTGCATCGGGCGCCGTTCCAAGATTGGCGCCCGTGTCTCGATCTCGTTCGCCTTGGTTGGCGATGAGGTGAACATTCTGTCGGGGGCGGTGATTGGTGAGCAGGGTTTCGGCGTCGCCGGTGATGCCTCCGGAACCGTGGATGTCCCGCACCTCGGGCGCGTCGTCATCCAGGATCGCGTTACGATCGGTGCGAACTCCTGCGTCGATCGCGGTGTGTTCGACGACACGGTGATCGGCGAGGGGTCCAGGATCGATAATCTCTGCCACATCGCGCACAATTGTCAGATTGGCCGCGGGGTGCTGATTGCCGCGTTTGGCGGCATCTCCGGATCTACGAGGGTCGGCGACGGCGTTACGCTGGGAGGCCGCGTTGGCGTGGCGGATCACCGCAACATCGGGCCCGGCGCTACCCTTGCGGGTGGAGCTGCCGTGTTCCAAGACGTGCCCGCAGGCGAGGTTTGGAGCGGCTATCCGGCCAAACCGTTACGTAAATGGCTTCGTGAAGCGGCTTGGCTAAGCCGCCGAGCCGCAGGGGCGCGCGATGAAAGCAAATGA